A section of the Peptococcaceae bacterium genome encodes:
- a CDS encoding 3-hydroxyacyl-CoA dehydrogenase NAD-binding domain-containing protein, translated as MGRILVIGVGTMGASISQLAAQAGYYYGVMQDRGPRFIEKGQQYFVDRLNRQAKQVLDFGTCFC; from the coding sequence ATGGGGAGAATACTGGTGATCGGGGTGGGTACCATGGGAGCGTCCATTTCTCAGTTGGCGGCCCAGGCCGGCTATTATTATGGGGTAATGCAGGACAGGGGACCGCGCTTTATCGAAAAAGGACAACAATACTTTGTTGACAGGCTAAACAGACAGGCTAAACAGGTGCTTGATTTCGGCACTTGTTTTTGTT